From Raphanus sativus cultivar WK10039 unplaced genomic scaffold, ASM80110v3 Scaffold3614, whole genome shotgun sequence, a single genomic window includes:
- the LOC130506747 gene encoding uncharacterized protein LOC130506747 produces MSIKHVWYLMVVVGFVVSANAQLPQFPIPFPFPLPFQPSPGIPGLPDEAKCWSSVMNVPGCIIEIYTSLLTGKFGHIGPACCKAFLEAEANCLPKFPIYPFFPLKEQCSRVGSTAPPTTKKNLR; encoded by the coding sequence ATGTCTATTAAACATGTCTGGTACCTAATGGTGGTTGTGGGTTTTGTAGTCTCTGCCAATGCTCAACTACCCCAGTTTCCCATCCCATTTCCTTTTCCACTCCCGTTCCAACCAAGTCCGGGTATTCCAGGATTACCTGATGAAGCAAAATGTTGGTCTTCAGTGATGAATGTTCCAGGATGCATTATAGAAATTTATACATCCTTACTCACAGGAAAATTCGGACATATAGGCCCCGCTTGTTGCAAAGCATTCTTGGAAGCCGAAGCCAATTGCTTGCCGAAATTTCCAATCTATCCATTTTTTCCTCTCAAAGAACAATGTTCAAGAGTTGGTAGCACAGCTCCTCctaccacaaaaaaaaatttacgtTAA